The stretch of DNA AAAAGCTTATTGATCAGGCTATCAAAATTACCCTACGTACCCTTGAAAAAGGTTGGGACAACGAGCATGGAGGCATCTTCTATTTCCTTGATGTAAACGGACATGCGCCGCAACAGTTAGAGTGGGATCAGAAACTATGGTGGGTACATATAGAAACTATGATCACTCTTGCAAAAGGTTGGAAATTAACCGGAAATGCAGAATGTGAACGTTGGTTTAAAATCGTACACGATTATACATGGAAAAACTTCAGAGATGCTGAGTATGGCGAATGGTTTGGTTACCTGAACCGTCAGGGAGAAGTTTTATTAAATATGAAAGGTGGAAAATGGAAAGGTTGTTTCCACATTCCGAGAGGATTATATCAATTATGGAAAATCTTCGAAGACTTTAACCACGAAGTAGCTGACGAACAACAGTCCGTTTTAAATTCAGCCTCTTAATTTTGTAGCGAAATGCAGTTTTACACTGTTATTCCGTTAAAATGATTAAAGAATCTAATTAAAAAAGAATGAAAAAGTACCTATTACTGCTGTTTGTATCGGTAATTGCCTGTAAATCATTTGCACAGGCAAGATTTAATGTTGTTGAATATGCTGTAAAAAATACAGATACGCTTTGGATGCACCATTATAAACCAAAAGTTAGCAATGGTATCTCCATTTTATTTGTTCATGGAGGAGGATTTGAGGGTGGAAAACCTATAAACCAAGCCCCATTCGCTGAAAAAATGCAGGATTTGGGATACAATGTTTTTGTAATAAAATACCGTTTACTACAGGCAGGAAGAGGTTTCGGTTGTGATATTCCAACCCCTGAAAAATTAAAAGCCATCAGAGCAGCAATTGAAGATGCGGCTGATGCAACAAAATACATTGTAGCACATGCACAGTCTTTTGCTATTGATCCTTCAAAGATTTTCGTATCAGGAAGCAGTGCAGGTGCCGAGGTTGCTTTACAAATCGTTTACAATCCATTCGCAAAGGCTGATAAGGAGCGGTATGCTTTTTTTGACACATTTAAGTTTAAAGGCTTAATGTCATTTGCAGGAGCTGTAGTAGATATTAACCTGGTAACTAAAGAAAAATCAGTTCCGATGCTGCTTGCCCATGGTTCAAACGATCAGGTTGTTCCTTACGGAACCGCTCCGCACCGCATGTGTAATGCTACACAGCCAGGTTGGTTAATGTTCTTTGGAGATAAAACGGTGTATGAAAGAGCAGTGATTTTAAAAATTCCTGCAGTATTATATACTTATACAGGTGCAGGACATGAAATCGCAAGCTTTATGTTCAATGAATTTGCTGCTATGGATGATTTCATGAAAAAAGTAACCAAAGGTGAGACATTAAAAACTCACGAGATCATAAAAAAAACTAAGTGGTAGCAAACTTAGAGGAAATAATTAGTTAAATACTCTTATTAGTCAATTAGGTCAATCCGAGGCCATCTCGAATACCCTTCTTTTCGGAGAGGGGTTACGGGATGAGTTAACAAAAAGTTCAATGAAGAGATTATTTGTATGCTTACTATTGATAGTTCAGGGCCTTGCGACTAATGCTCAAAATGCTCAGCAACAACCTGAACCCATTAAAGGCGTTTGGCTAACAAACGTAGCAAGTGAAGCTTTAAATTCCCGGGAAAATATCCGCTCTGCTGTTGAGCTATGTGTCCAATCTGGCATCAACAATATTTACGTAGTTACCTGGAATAGAAGCCGCACCTTATACCCAAGTAAGATCATGAAAAAGGAATTCGGTATTCCAATCATGGAAAAGTTTGCAGGCAGAGATCCACTAAAAGAAGTCATTGAAGAAGCTCATAAAAAAGGAATTAAAGTGCATGCCTGGTTTGAATTTGGGTTTTCGAGTTCTTACAATGAACAAGGTGGAATGATCCTCAAAAAGCATCCTGAATGGGCTGCTATTGATCCGGATGGAAAACTTGTAAACAAAAACAAGTTCGACTGGATGAATGCTTTTGATCCAAAGGTTCAAAACTTTATGCTCTCACTAATCCTTGAGGTTGTTAAGAATTATGATGTGGATGGTATTCAGGGTGACGATCGTTTACCGGCCGTTCCTTCTCTGGCCGGATATGACAAATACACAGTTTCACTTTACAAGAAAGAACATAACGGACAAGAACCTCCTAAAGATTATAAGGATGCCGCATGGATCGACTGGAGAGCTAACCTGCTCAATCAATTCATGAAACGCTTGCATGATAAAGTAAAATCTGCTAATCCTAAGGTATTGGTTACGATGGCTCCAAGTATTTTCCCATGGAGTAAAGAAGAATACTTGCAAGATTGGCCTACATGGGTTAAGAACGGCTGGGTTGATTATATCATTCCGCAGGTTTACCGTTACAATATCAAAGCGTATGCTGAAACGTTGGAAAGCAATATCAGTTATATGCCTGAAGATAAGCGTTGGATGTTTTGTCCGGGCATTTTGCTTCAGGTAGATAGTCACACTCCGCAGGGAGATTTCCTGCAACAGATGATTGATGAAAATAGGAAGTTGGGATTTAAAGGTGAGGTTTTCTTCTTCTTCGAAGGCTTAAAAAAGCACCCTGATTTCTTCAAGACCTACAAAAATAAGTAGCATACGATTGGAAGTCTTAATTGCACTATTTTATGGGCGGACACAAGGTGTTCGCCTTTTTTTTACCTCATCCCCGGCCCTTTTCCTCAAGGAGAAGGGAGCGCTCGAAATGGCCGCATGGAATGGCTCAAGTAAAAACTTATCCGAGCGCTCGGAATGGCTTTATTAAAAACTTGCCCTAAGAAACTAAGAGGGTGAAACGCTCGGAATAGCATCGGTAGAAACTTATCCTAAAGAAATTAAGAGAAGGTATCGCTCAGAATAGCTTAAGTAAAAAACCTAAAGAAATAAAGAGGATATAAAGATGTAATAGCACTATCGTAAAAGTCCCACTCCTTTAGGAGAGGGACTTAGGGTGAGGTCTTATGTTCTCCAGAACCAACCCTTCTTAGTGGCAAATGAAGCAGTTGCTATTACTAAAATGGTAACAGAAAAAGCCCTTATAATTGCTAAATAAGGATTA from Solitalea canadensis DSM 3403 encodes:
- a CDS encoding glycoside hydrolase family 10 protein gives rise to the protein MKRLFVCLLLIVQGLATNAQNAQQQPEPIKGVWLTNVASEALNSRENIRSAVELCVQSGINNIYVVTWNRSRTLYPSKIMKKEFGIPIMEKFAGRDPLKEVIEEAHKKGIKVHAWFEFGFSSSYNEQGGMILKKHPEWAAIDPDGKLVNKNKFDWMNAFDPKVQNFMLSLILEVVKNYDVDGIQGDDRLPAVPSLAGYDKYTVSLYKKEHNGQEPPKDYKDAAWIDWRANLLNQFMKRLHDKVKSANPKVLVTMAPSIFPWSKEEYLQDWPTWVKNGWVDYIIPQVYRYNIKAYAETLESNISYMPEDKRWMFCPGILLQVDSHTPQGDFLQQMIDENRKLGFKGEVFFFFEGLKKHPDFFKTYKNK
- a CDS encoding alpha/beta hydrolase translates to MKKYLLLLFVSVIACKSFAQARFNVVEYAVKNTDTLWMHHYKPKVSNGISILFVHGGGFEGGKPINQAPFAEKMQDLGYNVFVIKYRLLQAGRGFGCDIPTPEKLKAIRAAIEDAADATKYIVAHAQSFAIDPSKIFVSGSSAGAEVALQIVYNPFAKADKERYAFFDTFKFKGLMSFAGAVVDINLVTKEKSVPMLLAHGSNDQVVPYGTAPHRMCNATQPGWLMFFGDKTVYERAVILKIPAVLYTYTGAGHEIASFMFNEFAAMDDFMKKVTKGETLKTHEIIKKTKW